The Zingiber officinale cultivar Zhangliang chromosome 10A, Zo_v1.1, whole genome shotgun sequence genome contains a region encoding:
- the LOC122027432 gene encoding uncharacterized protein LOC122027432 isoform X2, translated as MASLQRLPPRLGFLLAILRSPSHLTAGDGLSSTNKPQLASCFISVALLCRSCSSSLLSLTLHLSAVAVRESFHSASSVHLPLHFTPDRASSQSSAHLDPGSPDLVPSLVTAVLEVWGSSLPLGTLFARDPGRYWNLYEPKRWLFFFFSCNVKMLCIYDGR; from the exons ATGGCGTCGCTTCAGCGATTGCCACCTCGGCTCGGATTTCTTCTAGCCATCCTGCGGTCACCGAGCCACCTGACAGCTGGTGATGGTCTGTCATCAACCAACAAACCCCAACTGGCCAGCTGCTTCATCTCTGTGGCTTTGCTGTGTCGCTCGTGTTCGTCGTCCTTGCTGTCTCTCACGCTCCATCTCTCTGCTGTCGCCGTCCGTGAGAGTTTTCATTCTGCTTCCTCTGTCCATCTTCCCCTCCATTTCACGCCAGATCGGGCTTCTTCGCAGTCCTCTGCCCATCTAGACCCCGGGTCACCGGACTTGGTTCCGTCCTTGGTCACGGCGGTGCTCGAGGTTTGGGGTTCTTCGCTGCCGCTCGGAACTCTCTTTGCTCGCGATCCAG GCAGATATTGGAATTTGTATGAACCGAAGAGGTggctttttttcttcttctcatgTAATGTGAAAATGTTATGCATCTACGATGGGCGATGA
- the LOC122027432 gene encoding uncharacterized protein LOC122027432 isoform X1, giving the protein MASLQRLPPRLGFLLAILRSPSHLTAGDGLSSTNKPQLASCFISVALLCRSCSSSLLSLTLHLSAVAVRESFHSASSVHLPLHFTPDRASSQSSAHLDPGSPDLVPSLVTAVLEVWGSSLPLGTLFARDPVLKLKQSAVINWSMQKSSTCIRRFPFILKICDMV; this is encoded by the exons ATGGCGTCGCTTCAGCGATTGCCACCTCGGCTCGGATTTCTTCTAGCCATCCTGCGGTCACCGAGCCACCTGACAGCTGGTGATGGTCTGTCATCAACCAACAAACCCCAACTGGCCAGCTGCTTCATCTCTGTGGCTTTGCTGTGTCGCTCGTGTTCGTCGTCCTTGCTGTCTCTCACGCTCCATCTCTCTGCTGTCGCCGTCCGTGAGAGTTTTCATTCTGCTTCCTCTGTCCATCTTCCCCTCCATTTCACGCCAGATCGGGCTTCTTCGCAGTCCTCTGCCCATCTAGACCCCGGGTCACCGGACTTGGTTCCGTCCTTGGTCACGGCGGTGCTCGAGGTTTGGGGTTCTTCGCTGCCGCTCGGAACTCTCTTTGCTCGCGATCCAG TTCTCAAGTTAAAGCAGTCTGCTGTTATCAATTGGAGTATGCAGAAGTCCTCAACATGCATTAGACGTTTTCCTTTCATTTTAAAGATATGTGATATGGTGTAG
- the LOC122027432 gene encoding uncharacterized protein LOC122027432 isoform X3, translated as MASLQRLPPRLGFLLAILRSPSHLTAGDGLSSTNKPQLASCFISVALLCRSCSSSLLSLTLHLSAVAVRESFHSASSVHLPLHFTPDRASSQSSAHLDPGSPDLVPSLVTAVLEVWGSSLPLGTLFARDPGDVTLDMDAMN; from the coding sequence ATGGCGTCGCTTCAGCGATTGCCACCTCGGCTCGGATTTCTTCTAGCCATCCTGCGGTCACCGAGCCACCTGACAGCTGGTGATGGTCTGTCATCAACCAACAAACCCCAACTGGCCAGCTGCTTCATCTCTGTGGCTTTGCTGTGTCGCTCGTGTTCGTCGTCCTTGCTGTCTCTCACGCTCCATCTCTCTGCTGTCGCCGTCCGTGAGAGTTTTCATTCTGCTTCCTCTGTCCATCTTCCCCTCCATTTCACGCCAGATCGGGCTTCTTCGCAGTCCTCTGCCCATCTAGACCCCGGGTCACCGGACTTGGTTCCGTCCTTGGTCACGGCGGTGCTCGAGGTTTGGGGTTCTTCGCTGCCGCTCGGAACTCTCTTTGCTCGCGATCCAG